A window from Tenacibaculum singaporense encodes these proteins:
- a CDS encoding TlpA family protein disulfide reductase, translating into MKFNRKTISNIVFVVIIGLLLYPPTKVYFIRLVSFSPSTITEEQREELVDYNWKLKGLNTTNIDFNETKDKVVFVNFWATWCPPCIAEMPSIQKLYNDYKDKVEFVFVSNEDWTTIDAFYKDKGYDLPTYNILSKVPDQLVSNSIPATFIIDKNGTIVVDKKGPADWNSDKIRILLDELLQ; encoded by the coding sequence ATGAAATTCAATAGAAAAACAATCTCAAACATTGTATTTGTCGTTATTATTGGTTTGTTACTATATCCACCAACAAAAGTCTATTTTATTAGACTGGTTTCGTTTTCACCTTCAACCATTACTGAAGAACAAAGAGAAGAGCTAGTCGACTATAATTGGAAATTAAAAGGGTTAAATACTACGAATATAGATTTTAATGAAACAAAAGATAAAGTAGTTTTTGTAAACTTTTGGGCAACTTGGTGTCCACCATGTATAGCAGAAATGCCAAGTATTCAAAAGCTATATAATGATTATAAAGATAAAGTTGAGTTTGTATTTGTAAGTAATGAAGATTGGACAACAATTGATGCTTTTTATAAAGACAAAGGCTACGATTTACCAACGTATAACATTTTATCAAAAGTACCAGATCAACTAGTAAGCAATTCAATTCCTGCGACGTTTATAATTGATAAAAACGGAACTATTGTCGTAGATAAAAAAGGACCTGCCGATTGGAATAGTGATAAAATTAGAATTTTGTTAGACGAATTACTGCAATAG
- a CDS encoding VF530 family protein, giving the protein MSQEQPNNPLHGIKLATMLEELYLEYGWEEMGEILNINAFKKNPTYKSSLKFLRTTPWARAKVEKLYLQMLGY; this is encoded by the coding sequence ATGAGTCAAGAACAGCCAAATAATCCGCTTCACGGAATAAAACTAGCCACCATGTTAGAAGAATTATACTTAGAGTATGGTTGGGAAGAAATGGGAGAGATTTTAAACATAAATGCCTTTAAAAAGAATCCAACCTATAAATCTAGTTTAAAGTTTTTAAGAACAACACCTTGGGCGAGAGCTAAAGTAGAAAAGTTGTACCTACAAATGTTAGGCTATTAA
- a CDS encoding alpha/beta fold hydrolase has translation MTSLEWKNKGEFYTINNQQVFVIDEGNADETLVILHGYPTSSFDYYKALPFLSKKYRVIIHDHLGFGFSDKPLNYSYSLIEQADIALLLWKKLGLNEVTILAHDYGTSIATEIIARNNMNLLPFSIKELILCNGSMHIELAKLRTIQKLLKNKITGKWVAKLANQTVFNRNIRKIYADSSKVSQEELNAMWFQLNYNNGRNVIHLLSNYINERYFFWHRWIGGLTQTPIPTKIVWATHDPIAVRAIGEQLHKEIPNNELRWLENTGHFPMLENPEEWSNLVLS, from the coding sequence ATGACTTCACTAGAATGGAAAAATAAGGGTGAATTTTACACCATTAATAATCAACAAGTTTTCGTTATTGATGAAGGAAATGCTGATGAAACTCTTGTGATACTCCACGGATATCCTACGTCTTCTTTTGATTATTATAAAGCGCTTCCTTTTTTATCAAAAAAATACAGAGTGATTATTCACGATCATTTAGGGTTTGGTTTTTCTGATAAACCTTTAAACTATTCATATTCCTTAATTGAGCAAGCTGATATAGCCTTACTTTTATGGAAAAAACTAGGTTTAAATGAAGTTACAATACTAGCGCATGATTATGGTACGAGTATCGCTACCGAAATTATTGCTAGAAATAATATGAACCTGCTTCCTTTTTCTATTAAAGAACTGATTTTGTGCAATGGTAGCATGCATATTGAATTAGCCAAACTAAGAACTATTCAAAAGTTATTAAAGAATAAAATTACAGGAAAATGGGTTGCTAAATTGGCGAATCAAACTGTTTTTAACAGGAATATTCGCAAAATTTATGCTGATTCTTCTAAAGTTTCTCAGGAAGAGTTAAACGCAATGTGGTTCCAGTTAAATTATAATAACGGTCGGAATGTTATTCATTTATTAAGTAACTATATTAATGAACGTTACTTTTTTTGGCATCGTTGGATTGGCGGATTGACACAAACACCTATTCCTACAAAAATAGTTTGGGCTACCCACGATCCTATTGCTGTAAGGGCTATTGGAGAGCAATTACACAAAGAAATTCCTAATAATGAATTACGATGGCTTGAAAATACAGGGCATTTCCCAATGCTTGAAAACCCTGAAGAATGGAGTAATTTAGTACTAAGCTAA
- the priA gene encoding replication restart helicase PriA, with protein sequence MPYFIDVILPIPLQKTFTYTVTEAEASFLKKGMRVAVSFGKSKIYTALVFNIHQNAPELYEAKDIHQILDDTPIITEQQLKHWQWISSYYMCSLGDVYRAALPSAFLLESETIIYKNENFEEEAILTDEEFLIFEALQHHSQLTIHQVADILGKKTVLPIINGLIEKNAIYIKEEIYETYKPKLVKYVRLHNNYNSNEGLQTLLEELSRAKKQREAVLTYFQLAAAKKPIKAKDLEEQSGASSTVLKALVEKDIFEFYHIQTDRINYQGETNQIKELNEFQQEAFNQIKTSFETQQVSLLHGVTGSGKTEIYVKLIKEVIAEGKQVLFLLPEIALTTQIITRLQNYFGNFISVFHSKYSMNERVEVWNNVLENKPKAQVILGARSSLFLPFSNLGLIVVDEEHETSYKQFEPSPRYNARDASVVLGHLHQAKVLLGSATPSIESYFNAEQNKYGFIELTRRFGNIQLPKIELIDIKEKHRKKEMNGHFSDRLLKMITEALEEKEQVILFQNRRGFSPVVECTTCGVSPQCPNCDVSLTYHKFRKELKCHYCHYQRAMPNSCGACGSATLDTKGFGTEQIELELKELFPNHTIGRMDLDTTRGKYGYQKIIGAFEAQEIDILVGTQMLSKGLDFENVSLVGILNADSMLNFPDFRAHERAFQLMVQVSGRAGRTKKQGNVAIQTYNPYHQILQQVSTNNYTEMYKEQLQDRWQFHYPPYYRLIKITLKHKDYTRVDNGINWLAKALQNVFHENVLGPTAPAISRIRNQYIKNLVIKIPPKQSLGKTKEQLQKIKNTFEAVKDFRPIRFIIDVDAY encoded by the coding sequence ATGCCATATTTCATCGACGTCATATTACCCATTCCGTTACAAAAAACGTTTACCTATACGGTAACCGAAGCAGAAGCTTCTTTTTTAAAAAAAGGAATGCGTGTAGCGGTTTCTTTCGGAAAAAGTAAGATTTATACTGCCTTGGTGTTTAACATTCACCAAAATGCACCCGAATTATATGAGGCCAAAGACATTCATCAAATTTTAGATGATACGCCTATTATAACGGAACAACAACTAAAACACTGGCAGTGGATTTCGAGCTATTATATGTGTTCATTAGGAGATGTGTACAGGGCAGCTTTACCTTCAGCATTTTTGCTAGAAAGTGAAACCATCATCTATAAAAATGAAAACTTTGAAGAGGAAGCAATACTAACCGATGAGGAGTTTTTAATTTTTGAAGCTTTACAGCATCATTCACAGTTAACCATTCATCAGGTTGCTGATATTTTAGGAAAGAAAACCGTACTTCCTATCATTAACGGATTGATTGAGAAGAACGCAATTTACATTAAAGAAGAAATTTACGAAACGTACAAACCTAAACTGGTTAAGTATGTTCGGTTACATAACAACTATAACTCAAATGAAGGCTTACAAACGCTTCTAGAGGAACTTTCAAGAGCGAAAAAGCAACGAGAAGCTGTGTTAACGTATTTTCAGTTAGCAGCGGCTAAAAAGCCAATAAAAGCAAAAGATTTAGAAGAACAATCGGGAGCTTCTTCAACAGTTTTAAAAGCCTTGGTAGAGAAAGATATTTTTGAGTTTTATCATATTCAAACCGATCGTATCAATTATCAAGGAGAAACGAATCAGATAAAAGAACTGAATGAATTTCAGCAGGAAGCCTTCAATCAAATAAAAACTTCTTTTGAAACACAACAGGTAAGTTTATTACACGGGGTTACAGGCTCTGGTAAAACAGAAATTTATGTAAAACTAATTAAAGAAGTGATTGCTGAAGGAAAACAGGTGTTGTTTTTACTACCAGAAATCGCCTTAACAACCCAAATCATTACCCGTTTACAAAATTATTTTGGAAATTTTATTTCGGTATTCCATTCAAAATATTCGATGAACGAACGGGTAGAGGTGTGGAATAATGTGTTAGAAAATAAACCGAAAGCGCAGGTTATTTTAGGAGCGCGTTCTTCGTTGTTTTTACCATTTTCAAACTTAGGGTTGATTGTGGTAGATGAAGAACACGAAACGTCGTACAAGCAATTTGAGCCGTCACCACGTTACAATGCGCGTGATGCTTCAGTAGTATTAGGTCATTTACACCAAGCAAAAGTATTGTTAGGTTCTGCAACACCATCAATAGAGAGTTATTTTAATGCTGAGCAAAACAAATACGGATTTATAGAATTAACGCGTCGTTTCGGGAACATTCAGTTGCCTAAAATCGAGCTGATAGACATTAAAGAAAAGCATCGAAAAAAGGAAATGAATGGTCATTTTTCGGATCGTTTATTAAAAATGATTACGGAAGCGTTGGAGGAAAAAGAGCAGGTTATTTTATTTCAAAACCGACGTGGATTTTCGCCTGTGGTAGAGTGTACAACTTGTGGTGTTTCTCCTCAATGTCCGAATTGTGATGTGAGTTTAACCTATCATAAATTCCGTAAAGAGTTAAAATGTCATTATTGCCATTACCAACGTGCAATGCCGAATAGCTGTGGAGCTTGTGGAAGTGCTACCTTAGATACCAAAGGTTTTGGAACGGAGCAAATAGAATTGGAACTTAAAGAGCTATTTCCGAACCATACTATTGGACGAATGGACTTGGATACCACCCGAGGAAAATATGGGTATCAAAAGATTATTGGAGCTTTTGAAGCGCAAGAAATTGATATTTTGGTAGGAACGCAAATGCTTTCGAAAGGGTTGGATTTTGAAAATGTATCGTTGGTAGGAATCCTGAATGCGGATTCTATGCTAAACTTCCCTGATTTTAGAGCTCATGAACGTGCCTTTCAGTTGATGGTGCAAGTATCGGGTAGGGCAGGACGTACCAAAAAACAAGGGAATGTAGCCATACAAACCTACAACCCATACCATCAGATTTTGCAGCAGGTATCTACCAATAATTATACAGAAATGTATAAAGAACAATTGCAAGATCGTTGGCAGTTTCATTATCCGCCATACTATCGCTTGATAAAAATAACCTTAAAACACAAAGATTACACGCGTGTTGATAACGGTATCAACTGGTTAGCAAAAGCGTTACAAAATGTGTTTCACGAAAATGTATTAGGCCCCACAGCACCTGCGATTTCTCGTATTCGAAACCAGTATATTAAAAATTTAGTGATCAAAATTCCACCAAAACAATCGTTGGGAAAAACCAAAGAGCAGTTACAAAAAATTAAAAATACCTTTGAAGCTGTAAAAGATTTTAGACCGATCCGTTTTATTATTGATGTGGATGCTTATTAG